tcaacaTGTCGCTTTATTATACAAAACACAGAGATCTTTTATCTATTATGCGATCCATAGATTATGGTGtatattatttactttatgaGTTCGAAGTTCTATTCGTGTATTACAAAGAGGGACGATTAcgctattttatttattttattatataccgAGAAATATCGGGACTATAgtaggtatatttatttagTGAATCGGACATATGAACGGCTATTATCTTAATAAACACAAAAAGtgtttacgaaattttaatgaaatcaaGGCCAAGAATGTGATGGGGAAGAAAATGCCGGCGCCTTTTTCAATCTAATACAGGTACAATAtagtttaaataaatttgattagGGTTAATTTGCATGCATAGACGGAACTAGGACTTATGGtataaaaatgtctttaataaaatattaaaactcCAGTCTAACCaaactgataattttttcccttcattCTTCGTATTATTTAGATGAAAAACATAAGCAAGTATCACCGGCAATTTCTTCCGGGATCatatgtgtaataatttatttaggaattaattttcaaattgcttATTTTGTGCACGCGCGCGAGTTATATTGTcacttttgaacaaaagttttattttttttatttttatttttctctcttcctccaaCGGAAGATGATCACTTGAATAAATCCGTAAAAGGTCCCTGGCCTTTacgaaatgatgaaaaaaattttagctACTAGAAATTCAAGTCcagttttgtttttacaaataGTCACTTAGTTTGAAAAGATGAAAGGAAACAGATATACACAGAGTACAGGTACCGCCGCTGACGTAACTGAAACCAGCGACCAAGACTGTCTTAATCCTAAAAGTCtagaaagattttttttttaaatatatatatatatatacatacacacatatatatatatatatataattcagtTACTcgattgttgttttttattcttttttacgtttcatttttccatttttaattattatataacacTTATTACTGCCTTAAGACCTTTACAAATGTTCGTTATGTctatatcaattattattacttttatatATTCACTCACGTGCTTACATTACGCACTTCTCGACCTTCGGTTATTagatcttatttttttcacgattagttgatttttttttacagttcaGTTTCTTCTTCCTTAAATTTGTTGCTTTAGGTtagggaaaagaaaagagaaagaagaaaaaaaaaggtgagcCGTTGTGCTTATCAAAAGTCTTGATTCGCGTACGGTACGCGTCTTTTAACGTTCGAGGCcagtattttgtattttacgaCGTACAAATTAAAGAATTACGATCGCACGCCTATTAAAGTTGTAAAgaagaacaacaaaaatttgGACAATTTCTTTTAATCACGTAACCAATGCGATTTTCAACATTcttattgttttaaaattccgATTCATTCTTAGACTACAATATGTtaactatttttcattcaattgtGTCATACTCGtgtttatgtgtatatacgttTCGGTCCATGTGCTTGTACCGCTCGCCGTTATTTAAcatgaaaaaagataaatatcaatattcaatattgATTGCATGAATAACGATACGTTTGAACTGGATTtaaaaagataattttttcatagatACAACAATCGAATCAATAACGATAACTACTGGATCGTTTTTATGTTTACCTATTGACAGCAAACTGTTAACGTAACGCTAAAACGGTCAGATTCACTGAttccattcattttttcacttttttttttttggttattgacaataatccatattaaaataaataaaaacagacatatattcatatcaaATGAGAAAACATTCATCAATTTATCATTGTTTGCCTTCAAACGGCATGTTTGTTTGTTATCGTTTCTCGTATCATTAtatgttgtttatttttcaatcattattcATTCATCATTAGCAACAGTAACATTTTCCATGTTTAACGATACATTGAAATccattgaattaattatttaattgaattatattttaatgaaaacacTGCAATGTCGATTATCAATATTCAGTATTGACTATAATATTTGTACGATGCAGTTGAATCTTTTCActttaaaagaaaatcgcgTACAGCGTTTAATTATCATCATTCATCAGAGTTTTTATTCccataatatttcatttactcgattttcatttgcttgttttatttgtaaaccccctttatattatactatttattttcattaaaaaattttatattttttttcttcaaattttcgaatcttttttattccaattttagttttcactGACTGCGTTTACGAGCGTTCGGTTACGTCTTCCAGTTGTGCGGGTGAGCCCTCGGCGGAGCCTGACTACTTTGAGCCTGAGATGCCTGAGATGGTATCATGTCCAGTAAATATTGACGGTGAATATCAGCTGCCTGTCTTTGAAGCTCAACAAGGCCCTTTCCACTGGTCGCTTGTGCCATGGCAAGCTGATACGGGTACAAAATCGGATTGAACGCCGGTAATACATGTGCCGGCAATGGCTGTTGAGGTGGGAGTCCAGGTACTGAATTTTTCGTCAGTTCTGCAGAAAACAAAAGGTCTCGTTAGAACCCGAATGAAACGGAAACAATTGTCCATCTTCCAAATTAAGGAACATTGAGAGGTATTgaattcattcaaaaaattgcCACAGAATACAAACAATCTGAAACATAAcagttttaatatttttcaaaaaaaaaaaaaaatatatatatatatatttattttcagtgTTAAATGTCACGTAGAAAGCAACATATCTCGATGAGTTAAATGGAGAGGAgattgataaaatgaaaaattaatattaaaaatcaccTCTAAGAAACTGTTGATGGAATGCAGCCGCAGCAGCTGCGTGATGCGGACTGAATTTTCCACTCTCTGCGAGTTTGGCCAGCGTATGATCTTGAAGTTTTGGCGCCGGAGGTGTAGGCGCAGGTGCTGGGACTTGTGCAACTTGCTGAGGTGCTGGAGGAGTAGCCACTCTCCTTGTGGGCGTCGATGCTTTTGGGACTGGCTTTGGAGGAGGAGGATCAGGGCTCGGACAAGCTGCCTGTGCCAGTCTCTGTTCTATTTCCTGTTCCTGCTGTAGTGCTTTTACAAATGCTGTTTTTAACCTGTTCatagaatagaaaaacaaCAGAACAGTGTTTATGTTCAGCAACatataattagtcattcaatttcactctTGATTGCAAAATCTACTAACCGATTAGTGTGTTCAGCTTTGAGGGCCTTTTTGACATTAGTAGTTACACAATGTTCGCATATAACTCTAGGATCACGACCAGCAGGAGGTCGTTGAAAGGTAGCGTGTTGTCCGCGTGGACCTTCTTTTTTACCACCGGGACCTGACTTTTCCCATTTCCAAACGGGGGTGAAATCTGTTCTACATTGAGTACACTCGAATGGTTCGGGAGGCGGAGGTGTAGCAGGTTCTTTCGTTATAAAATCTACAACATGTTCCAATCCAACGAGATAAATGAACTCCGTATTAGAAGGATTCGGTACAAAATGCATTTCTGGTGGCGGCGGCTTTGGTGGTGGAATTTGAAGCAGTGTCTTTTCTAGTTGCTTACGAAGAGCTAACTTCGCCGCTGCCTGACGCTGTGCAGGTGTCTGATTATCTTCTCGTGTCCTTTCCTATTTCAAACataattcaagaaaataattaaaaacgcATAAGAAATACAGAGAAAGCTTTTTTAGCTACCAATGGCTCAGTGTCAAATACCATAATAATGAATCAAGTACAATCTTCATACTACATActaattcatttgaataacgtAGCTTTTGCACAGAAACACAGATGCTGGTTAAATCTCGATATGTAAGAATACCTGCTCAGGAAGCGCAGGGGTGCTTATCGATGTGCTGGGTTTGTTTTCCTGAGTTCCAATAAGCTGCTTTGTAATGATAATACAAAGAAAATGTTCATCACACTTATCACCCTATTCAAGAATCTTTTGATGTTCAACATTCTAGGtctttgattcaattttttgagtATTACGTTTAACTAAGACACTGTACTCCTAAACATTTCTGTGGCAATTTCAGAGTCTCTAAATTTTGCCCTTTTACGTTAATCCGAATTGTTCagttcttttcttcttcacatGAATCAAAagacagtttgaaaaaaaaaaaaaaaaaaaaacaaaaaacaaacgtgAAATTGTTTTACATGTTGCACAAGTCTTTCATGAGAGGGcctgaattattttcgataATTCTTAAAAGGCTGACCAAAAGTACGACTAACCTGATGAGCGATTGCAGGTGTTGGATCTTTGGTAGATCTTTCAGTTCTATCAGCTGGGGCGTGATAACTTGGAACATTGGTGGCTACGCTCGAAGGTCTACCTCTGGGATGAGGTGGTTGTGGTATTACCATATTTGGTGGCATACCGGTACTAGAAGTAGCACTTCTAACAGTCATTGGTGGAAGCAGTATACCAGGAGGTGGCCCGTGTAAACTGTTACTATTTCTGCTGGGAGGAGGTTGGCCTTTTAAAAACGGCGGTGGCGCTTTGCTGGTCCTATGACTATAAcattgagggaaaaaaatacggTCAATTTATCTTTTAAACTCTCCTTCTTTTGAAGATCGCAAATGTGAACAGGTGAGAAAACAACAAACGCAAACATTTGGCTTAAGATAAACCAAAATTTGCTGACGTGagaaatgtttcaattttataaaaattttacaataaatttgcTTACCTGTGCGCCACTGGTTGTACTGTTACTGGCGGTGGTAATTTACTGGGTACTTTTGGAACAGCCGCAATATTTTCTTTGAGCTGCTGCGACTGTCTCAACTTTTTAAGCAATactaatttcatttcttcagaTCTCAGATCTTCCCTTAGTTTTCTAAGATTTCTTTCACGCTCCGCTAATTCGTCCGAACTTAATTCCTTGATTGGTAACAACGGCGGCATTTCTCCTGCAAGTAAATAGTTTCGAATAGTTATTCATTGATTTCCTCATGCTGGTAGGTATAATGCATTCAAAGAACTTGCGATCGACCGCTGTTACAATTGTTGTCAATTTGTTCTCATAATAATAGAATCAGTTTTTTAGTGCTAGGGAATAACATTGTAAATTAATCGTATTACCTTCCTCGCTATCTGATGCATTTCCGTTTACGTAACCATTCATTCTTGGCTCGTCGGGACTTTCAGCATAGCTTCGTTCCGTTCTGGGTCTCAAGTTGCGCCGAGGTCTTCTATCTTCGCCTGACTTGGCCCCGAGTATACCTCGTGTGGCATTTTGTATATTTCTAGCCTCTGGCACATTATTTTCTAATCCAGGACTAGCCGAAAAATGAGCACCTAAATCCAGTGGTACAACGAAGTCCGCGGAATTGGAAGGGACGGACGGGGAGTCTCTTCTACTGCTACTGCTACgagaaaattgtaattattccATAAAGTTGGTGTTGCAGggaaatttgtataaatttatattcaaatatgatatataataatattatcatcgAGTGATCTAACCCATGCTAACCGCAGTTCTCATACATGACAGAAGCGACAATTATAAATATAGTTCCAATCTACATACGCGTATACATGATAAGCCttatgatatttgaaaaaggaaagaagaaaaaaaaaaacagtgaagACTGAGCCTGCCAAACTATTGTAACCATGAAAAATACGTGCAGTTCCTAACGCAGCAATTTTATACGAGGGGAATAAATGCCTGTATTGATAAGACTGTTTTACGGTCATTTCTGATAACAAACAGGTTCTTTTACATAACTGTGATGTTCAAATGAAGTTAAACAATAgcatttgttttattttgccTTCTTCAGTGCGAAATTCTGAGAACTATATCATAtttatcattaatattatcGATACGATATCGATAAATGGCAAGGAATATTCTTCAATGTATTGTTGATGTAACGCAcaagaaaattgtaattattataaaacttTGAATACTTGTATCGAGTGCTAaatatgtttaaaataaatacgttCAATTATAAGAGAACGTGAGgctataatttcaatgaacAATGTGAGCTCTATCGCTGACGAGATCTGGATATTTATGCCCAAGAAGCATGAATGATATATCTTGCGACAAAAATAGATTAGAGAAAAAGTTTGTCCTCCAACAATGGAGGATATTGCATAGTTCAATTCTTACCCGACGCTAAGGTCAACCACAGTATCCCCGTCCAAATCCATCGCCTCCATCCTCCCCAGTGCTACGACCCTGTAATAACGCAATGCTATTTAGTCATTGCATATAGACGCAACAATTTATCTCAACAATTGGGTAATAGCATGGATTCAACTAAAAGGTAATCGAAGaacaatttttgcaaacgTTCGACAGCGCTGGTAAAAATTGACTAACGTAAATGAAAGTACGAATAAGTAAGGTATATGAACAGGAAAGTAAGGAATAA
The Neodiprion fabricii isolate iyNeoFabr1 chromosome 5, iyNeoFabr1.1, whole genome shotgun sequence genome window above contains:
- the LOC124183146 gene encoding transcriptional repressor p66-beta isoform X3, with protein sequence MEAMDLDGDTVVDLSVGSSRRDSPSVPSNSADFVVPLDLGAHFSASPGLENNVPEARNIQNATRGILGAKSGEDRRPRRNLRPRTERSYAESPDEPRMNGYVNGNASDSEEGEMPPLLPIKELSSDELAERERNLRKLREDLRSEEMKLVLLKKLRQSQQLKENIAAVPKVPSKLPPPVTVQPVAHSHRTSKAPPPFLKGQPPPSRNSNSLHGPPPGILLPPMTVRSATSSTGMPPNMVIPQPPHPRGRPSSVATNVPSYHAPADRTERSTKDPTPAIAHQQLIGTQENKPSTSISTPALPEQERTREDNQTPAQRQAAAKLALRKQLEKTLLQIPPPKPPPPEMHFVPNPSNTEFIYLVGLEHVVDFITKEPATPPPPEPFECTQCRTDFTPVWKWEKSGPGGKKEGPRGQHATFQRPPAGRDPRVICEHCVTTNVKKALKAEHTNRLKTAFVKALQQEQEIEQRLAQAACPSPDPPPPKPVPKASTPTRRVATPPAPQQVAQVPAPAPTPPAPKLQDHTLAKLAESGKFSPHHAAAAAAFHQQFLRELTKNSVPGLPPQQPLPAHVLPAFNPILYPYQLAMAQATSGKGLVELQRQAADIHRQYLLDMIPSQASQAQSSQAPPRAHPHNWKT
- the LOC124183146 gene encoding transcriptional repressor p66-beta isoform X4, which codes for MEAMDLDGDTVVDLSVGSSSRRDSPSVPSNSADFVVPLDLGAHFSASPGLENNVPEARNIQNATRGILGAKSGEDRRPRRNLRPRTERSYAESPDEPRMNGYVNGNASDSEEGEMPPLLPIKELSSDELAERERNLRKLREDLRSEEMKLVLLKKLRQSQQLKENIAAVPKVPSKLPPPVTVQPVAHSHRTSKAPPPFLKGQPPPSRNSNSLHGPPPGILLPPMTVRSATSSTGMPPNMVIPQPPHPRGRPSSVATNVPSYHAPADRTERSTKDPTPAIAHQERTREDNQTPAQRQAAAKLALRKQLEKTLLQIPPPKPPPPEMHFVPNPSNTEFIYLVGLEHVVDFITKEPATPPPPEPFECTQCRTDFTPVWKWEKSGPGGKKEGPRGQHATFQRPPAGRDPRVICEHCVTTNVKKALKAEHTNRLKTAFVKALQQEQEIEQRLAQAACPSPDPPPPKPVPKASTPTRRVATPPAPQQVAQVPAPAPTPPAPKLQDHTLAKLAESGKFSPHHAAAAAAFHQQFLRELTKNSVPGLPPQQPLPAHVLPAFNPILYPYQLAMAQATSGKGLVELQRQAADIHRQYLLDMIPSQASQAQSSQAPPRAHPHNWKT
- the LOC124183146 gene encoding transcriptional repressor p66-beta isoform X2; the encoded protein is MEAMDLDGDTVVDLSVGSSSRRDSPSVPSNSADFVVPLDLGAHFSASPGLENNVPEARNIQNATRGILGAKSGEDRRPRRNLRPRTERSYAESPDEPRMNGYVNGNASDSEEGEMPPLLPIKELSSDELAERERNLRKLREDLRSEEMKLVLLKKLRQSQQLKENIAAVPKVPSKLPPPVTVQPVAHSHRTSKAPPPFLKGQPPPSRNSNSLHGPPPGILLPPMTVRSATSSTGMPPNMVIPQPPHPRGRPSSVATNVPSYHAPADRTERSTKDPTPAIAHQLIGTQENKPSTSISTPALPEQERTREDNQTPAQRQAAAKLALRKQLEKTLLQIPPPKPPPPEMHFVPNPSNTEFIYLVGLEHVVDFITKEPATPPPPEPFECTQCRTDFTPVWKWEKSGPGGKKEGPRGQHATFQRPPAGRDPRVICEHCVTTNVKKALKAEHTNRLKTAFVKALQQEQEIEQRLAQAACPSPDPPPPKPVPKASTPTRRVATPPAPQQVAQVPAPAPTPPAPKLQDHTLAKLAESGKFSPHHAAAAAAFHQQFLRELTKNSVPGLPPQQPLPAHVLPAFNPILYPYQLAMAQATSGKGLVELQRQAADIHRQYLLDMIPSQASQAQSSQAPPRAHPHNWKT
- the LOC124183146 gene encoding transcriptional repressor p66-beta isoform X1, with product MEAMDLDGDTVVDLSVGSSSRRDSPSVPSNSADFVVPLDLGAHFSASPGLENNVPEARNIQNATRGILGAKSGEDRRPRRNLRPRTERSYAESPDEPRMNGYVNGNASDSEEGEMPPLLPIKELSSDELAERERNLRKLREDLRSEEMKLVLLKKLRQSQQLKENIAAVPKVPSKLPPPVTVQPVAHSHRTSKAPPPFLKGQPPPSRNSNSLHGPPPGILLPPMTVRSATSSTGMPPNMVIPQPPHPRGRPSSVATNVPSYHAPADRTERSTKDPTPAIAHQQLIGTQENKPSTSISTPALPEQERTREDNQTPAQRQAAAKLALRKQLEKTLLQIPPPKPPPPEMHFVPNPSNTEFIYLVGLEHVVDFITKEPATPPPPEPFECTQCRTDFTPVWKWEKSGPGGKKEGPRGQHATFQRPPAGRDPRVICEHCVTTNVKKALKAEHTNRLKTAFVKALQQEQEIEQRLAQAACPSPDPPPPKPVPKASTPTRRVATPPAPQQVAQVPAPAPTPPAPKLQDHTLAKLAESGKFSPHHAAAAAAFHQQFLRELTKNSVPGLPPQQPLPAHVLPAFNPILYPYQLAMAQATSGKGLVELQRQAADIHRQYLLDMIPSQASQAQSSQAPPRAHPHNWKT